One window of Pseudacidobacterium ailaaui genomic DNA carries:
- a CDS encoding anti-sigma factor: MAMKCDLAQQHIALAVYGELSDDASHQLDQHLKECEECRKEMAAVRGLQAAMSFYPVEEPSPSLVARARMRLEEALDNMPHSGWLERTLQLFGRGMGRIRSAPVMASLLLFAGISLGGYGGYRAGLRAAHAGDSKPGPDAVQALAGNDDVPVQVANVSNITRDPNSSLVTVSYNKLVPETLQGPPDDPRIHQLLLLGTQNSVNPGVRDDSVDLLANECRAGRQCDDGRVRDALMVALRHDKNASVRMKALQGLQPYIAEDMRVRDAVLEALMNDSDPRVRTQAISLIEPVEADSSVREVLHTVAMQDDSPEIRTASRQVLQQLPQIQ; encoded by the coding sequence ATGGCCATGAAGTGCGATCTGGCACAGCAACACATCGCGCTGGCAGTCTACGGTGAATTGTCCGATGACGCCAGCCATCAACTCGATCAACACCTGAAGGAGTGCGAGGAGTGCCGCAAGGAAATGGCGGCGGTGCGCGGACTTCAGGCGGCCATGTCCTTTTATCCCGTAGAAGAGCCGTCCCCGAGTCTGGTGGCGCGCGCCCGGATGCGTCTGGAGGAAGCGCTTGACAACATGCCGCACAGCGGATGGCTGGAGCGGACGCTGCAGCTCTTTGGCCGGGGAATGGGCCGCATACGGTCTGCGCCGGTCATGGCCTCCTTGCTCCTGTTTGCTGGAATCTCGCTGGGCGGATACGGTGGCTATCGCGCCGGGTTGAGAGCTGCCCATGCTGGAGACAGCAAACCAGGTCCTGACGCGGTCCAGGCGCTGGCAGGCAATGATGATGTGCCGGTCCAGGTGGCAAATGTCAGCAATATTACGCGCGATCCCAACTCCAGCCTGGTAACGGTAAGCTATAACAAGCTAGTGCCTGAGACATTGCAGGGCCCTCCGGATGATCCGCGTATCCATCAGCTGCTGCTTTTGGGGACACAAAATAGTGTGAACCCAGGGGTGCGGGACGATTCCGTTGATCTTCTGGCCAACGAGTGTCGAGCAGGACGCCAGTGCGATGACGGGCGGGTGCGGGACGCGCTGATGGTAGCACTGCGGCATGACAAGAACGCGAGTGTACGCATGAAGGCCCTCCAGGGCCTCCAGCCTTATATTGCGGAAGATATGCGGGTGCGGGATGCGGTGCTGGAGGCGCTCATGAATGACTCGGACCCGCGTGTACGCACCCAGGCAATCAGTCTGATTGAGCCGGTAGAGGCCGATTCGAGTGTGCGCGAGGTGCTCCACACGGTTGCCATGCAGGATGACAGTCCGGAGATCCGTACTGCTTCGCGGCAGGTACTGCAGCAGCTGCCGCAGATCCAGTAA
- a CDS encoding RNA polymerase sigma factor — protein MPTEVRDRTTEAELIREAQQGSRAAFDILVRQYDQAVLRLALHLTGSEQDAQDIHQEAFLKAFRYIGNFRFECSFYTWIYRIVTNLCLDQLRRRKSRREDPAIMIDSSGEEMDLLSNVSDDRAIANPERELQRKLLGQRIQAALEKLTPRERMVFELKHYQGLKLRTIGEMLNTTEETAKNTLFRATKKLRASLAEVR, from the coding sequence ATGCCAACCGAAGTACGCGACCGGACGACCGAAGCAGAGCTGATACGCGAGGCCCAACAGGGCTCGCGCGCTGCCTTTGACATTCTCGTGCGTCAATATGATCAGGCTGTCCTGCGACTGGCCCTGCACCTGACCGGGTCTGAGCAGGATGCCCAGGACATCCACCAGGAGGCTTTTCTCAAGGCGTTCCGCTATATCGGCAACTTCCGGTTTGAGTGCTCGTTTTATACGTGGATCTACCGGATCGTCACAAACCTTTGCCTCGACCAGTTGCGGAGGCGGAAGTCGCGTCGGGAAGACCCGGCGATCATGATTGATTCGTCTGGCGAAGAGATGGATTTGCTGAGCAACGTCAGCGACGACCGCGCGATTGCCAACCCGGAACGAGAGCTCCAGCGCAAGCTCCTGGGGCAACGGATCCAGGCGGCCCTGGAAAAGCTGACGCCTCGTGAGCGGATGGTCTTTGAATTGAAACACTATCAAGGGCTGAAACTGAGGACCATTGGAGAGATGCTGAACACAACGGAAGAGACGGCAAAGAATACACTCTTCCGGGCAACGAAAAAACTAAGGGCGAGTCTGGCTGAGGTACGCTGA
- a CDS encoding ribonuclease HI family protein, with product MNSRREGELFPLPETPSAAKKNTWVTAYCDGGSRGNPGPAGYGVYVEDAEGRKLAELNEYLGKKTNNFAEYSALLAALDYALQNGIPKLRVIADSELLVKQIQGKYRVNSTDLRPLYEGALSRIRQLKGFEIQHVLREKNRRADQLANLAMDKGMGRTSASLPPSSRVLRGFVKGGAIHLLEGELPEGIYVKILPEHNNS from the coding sequence ATGAATAGCCGCCGTGAGGGAGAACTCTTTCCGCTGCCTGAAACTCCGTCCGCCGCGAAAAAAAATACCTGGGTCACCGCCTATTGTGACGGGGGTTCCCGCGGCAACCCAGGTCCAGCGGGGTATGGTGTATATGTGGAAGACGCAGAAGGTCGCAAATTGGCCGAGCTCAATGAATATTTAGGCAAAAAAACCAACAATTTTGCCGAATATTCCGCCCTCCTGGCTGCTCTTGACTATGCTTTGCAGAACGGGATCCCAAAACTTCGGGTCATCGCCGACTCTGAGCTGCTCGTCAAACAAATTCAGGGCAAGTATCGCGTCAACAGCACAGACCTGCGCCCGCTCTATGAAGGGGCCCTCAGCCGCATCCGACAGTTAAAAGGTTTTGAAATCCAGCATGTTCTGCGGGAAAAGAACCGCCGCGCTGACCAGTTGGCCAATCTGGCGATGGACAAGGGCATGGGGCGCACTTCGGCTTCGCTCCCACCTTCTTCCCGGGTCCTGCGGGGCTTTGTGAAGGGCGGGGCCATTCATCTTCTTGAGGGAGAACTTCCAGAAGGCATTTATGTAAAGATCCTGCCAGAACATAACAATAGCTAA
- a CDS encoding YdcF family protein: MIVPDTHLKKDFARSRWLTKVLLVALLIAVGWSAWVYGQIRYYADRDEAQPADAIAVFGAAEYDGRPSPVLRARLDHALELYQRRLAPLVITLGGGDPGDTHSEGGVGHDYLLAHGVPEAAIIAETQSSNTAESAARLASIARTNHLSRIIVVSDGTHLFRIHALCEKNGLHVLTSPRQVTGSLGWKESWTRMAHEILSYTAWRIGMHG, encoded by the coding sequence ATGATTGTTCCCGACACCCATTTGAAGAAGGATTTCGCCCGCTCCCGATGGTTGACCAAGGTCCTCCTTGTGGCCTTGCTGATTGCAGTTGGCTGGAGCGCCTGGGTTTATGGCCAGATCCGGTATTACGCTGACCGCGACGAAGCCCAGCCCGCCGATGCGATCGCCGTCTTTGGGGCTGCGGAGTATGATGGACGGCCGTCTCCCGTACTGCGGGCGCGTCTGGACCATGCGCTGGAGTTATACCAGCGCCGTCTGGCGCCACTGGTCATTACCCTTGGCGGCGGAGACCCGGGAGATACGCATTCTGAAGGTGGGGTAGGGCATGATTATCTTCTCGCCCACGGCGTTCCCGAAGCAGCCATCATTGCCGAAACGCAGAGCAGCAATACCGCGGAATCCGCGGCCAGACTGGCCAGCATTGCCAGGACCAATCATCTTTCCCGCATCATCGTCGTGAGTGATGGAACCCACTTGTTCCGCATTCACGCCCTGTGCGAGAAAAACGGTCTTCATGTCCTGACATCTCCTCGGCAGGTCACGGGAAGTCTGGGCTGGAAGGAGTCATGGACGCGCATGGCGCATGAGATTCTAAGCTACACGGCCTGGCGGATCGGAATGCACGGATAA
- a CDS encoding L-threonylcarbamoyladenylate synthase yields MSAEILRIHPDEPEPERVEYVVSCLRNGKVVGMPTDTFYGLAVDPVNLRAVERIYEIKTRLKHKPLSLLIGTLEQAYELARDMDANFDRLAERFWPGPLTLIVKASSRLPLRVTANTGNVALRIPDAAIPRAVTKAFGLPITATSANLQGAPECTYAACVRDQIGDRIPLIVDGGPTGRSLPTTIVDLSEGNGRWQILREGAIATHEIALALHH; encoded by the coding sequence TTGTCAGCCGAGATTTTGCGCATTCATCCGGACGAACCGGAGCCCGAGCGCGTCGAATATGTTGTCTCCTGCCTGCGGAACGGCAAAGTTGTGGGGATGCCTACGGACACCTTTTATGGTCTGGCGGTTGATCCAGTGAACCTGAGGGCGGTAGAGCGGATCTACGAGATTAAGACCCGCCTGAAGCATAAGCCCCTATCGCTGCTGATAGGGACCCTGGAGCAGGCCTATGAACTGGCGCGCGATATGGATGCGAATTTTGATCGGCTGGCAGAGCGTTTCTGGCCCGGCCCGCTGACGCTGATCGTCAAAGCAAGTTCCCGTCTTCCGCTGCGTGTTACGGCAAACACCGGAAATGTAGCGCTTCGCATTCCGGACGCGGCCATTCCCCGCGCAGTAACAAAGGCCTTTGGTCTGCCGATAACGGCAACCTCAGCCAATCTGCAGGGCGCCCCCGAATGTACATATGCAGCCTGCGTGCGTGACCAGATTGGAGACCGCATCCCTCTCATCGTGGATGGAGGACCCACAGGGCGCAGTCTCCCCACCACGATTGTGGACCTCTCTGAAGGCAACGGCCGCTGGCAGATCCTGCGCGAAGGGGCGATTGCAACTCACGAAATCGCACTGGCCTTGCATCATTAA
- a CDS encoding TrmH family RNA methyltransferase, which yields MPVRIVQSRQNARVKEIRMALRKGGKGPSGLVALEGFHLIEEALRGHLPVPVLFVRSGSLDLLEKLDLPASTEVLELAPDVFASIATTESPQPVAALAQLPTFSLEAVLSKSPSLIVVLAGLQDPGNLGTIIRSAEAFGAAGVITLPGTANLWNTKVLRASAGSIFRIPVLSLKEDECLDVLRHHGVPLIAAVARGGTPAHKMDLSRPAALVIGNEGKGLHPEMLSACEARIKIPCPGPVESLNAAVAASILLYEAARQRGQRVPKQNLLPEDSI from the coding sequence ATGCCTGTTCGCATTGTACAAAGCCGGCAGAATGCCCGCGTAAAAGAAATACGCATGGCGTTAAGAAAGGGCGGGAAGGGCCCCTCCGGCCTGGTTGCCCTTGAGGGATTCCATCTCATCGAGGAGGCCCTGCGCGGCCATCTTCCTGTTCCTGTTCTTTTTGTCCGCTCTGGCAGCCTGGACCTCCTGGAAAAGCTCGACCTTCCTGCCTCTACTGAAGTCCTGGAGCTGGCACCGGATGTGTTTGCCAGCATTGCCACGACAGAGTCGCCCCAGCCGGTTGCGGCATTGGCCCAGCTTCCGACCTTTTCTTTGGAAGCTGTGCTTTCAAAATCGCCTTCGCTGATTGTGGTATTGGCAGGGTTGCAGGACCCGGGAAATCTGGGGACGATCATCCGCTCGGCAGAGGCCTTCGGGGCCGCAGGAGTCATTACATTGCCGGGCACAGCCAACCTTTGGAACACCAAAGTGTTGCGGGCTTCGGCTGGCTCGATCTTCCGCATCCCGGTGCTTTCGCTCAAGGAAGACGAATGCCTGGATGTCCTTCGGCATCATGGAGTTCCTTTGATTGCCGCGGTAGCGCGAGGAGGCACGCCTGCCCATAAGATGGACCTTTCCCGGCCGGCAGCGCTGGTCATCGGCAATGAAGGCAAGGGACTGCACCCGGAGATGCTGAGCGCATGCGAAGCCCGCATCAAGATTCCGTGCCCGGGGCCAGTGGAGTCGCTGAATGCCGCCGTCGCGGCCAGTATTTTGCTGTATGAGGCGGCCAGACAACGCGGCCAGCGAGTGCCGAAGCAGAACCTTTTACCAGAGGACAGCATTTAA
- a CDS encoding replication-associated recombination protein A, translating to MSLFGSTSGLSTKPATAPLAERMRPRTLDEYAGQEHLLGPGKPLRVQIERDDAASMIFWGPPGVGKTTLAKIIAETTRASFIEYSAVLSGIKEIKQVMADAEKAATYGSRTILFVDEIHRFNKAQQDAFLPYVERGAIRLIGATTENPSFEIISALLSRCRVYTLRALTEQQVLALLERALHDPERGLGLLNLKTQPEALELIASYANGDARRALNGLEVAAGLAQANGNHLTVDVAKEAVQQRVLLYDKQGEEHYNLISALHKSVRNSDADAALYWLGRMLASGEDPMYVARRVVRMAVEDIGLAAPEALNLCLSARDAMDFLGSPEGELALAQAVVYLALAPKSNAVYTAYGQVLDDIERTRTEPVPLHLRNAPTGLMKALGYGKGYRYAHDEEGRVADMECLPESLRGRTYYHPTHEGREKILAQRMEEIQKIKKSKSAES from the coding sequence ATGTCACTCTTCGGCAGCACTTCCGGCCTTTCCACCAAGCCCGCCACAGCACCTCTGGCCGAACGGATGCGCCCGCGCACGCTCGATGAATATGCGGGACAGGAGCATCTTCTGGGCCCCGGGAAACCACTGCGGGTCCAGATTGAGCGTGACGATGCGGCTTCGATGATTTTCTGGGGACCTCCGGGAGTGGGCAAAACTACGCTGGCCAAAATCATCGCCGAAACAACACGTGCCAGCTTCATTGAGTATTCCGCCGTACTCTCCGGGATCAAGGAGATCAAGCAGGTCATGGCGGACGCTGAGAAGGCAGCCACCTACGGGTCGCGGACCATTCTGTTTGTGGATGAGATCCACCGCTTCAACAAAGCACAACAGGACGCCTTTCTTCCCTATGTAGAGCGTGGGGCCATCCGTCTTATCGGTGCGACGACAGAAAACCCCTCCTTCGAGATCATCTCTGCGTTGCTTTCCCGCTGCCGTGTTTACACCCTGCGCGCGCTCACAGAACAGCAAGTCCTTGCGCTGCTGGAGCGTGCCTTGCATGATCCAGAACGCGGGTTGGGTCTTTTGAATCTGAAGACCCAACCGGAAGCATTGGAACTGATCGCAAGCTACGCAAACGGAGATGCGCGGCGGGCCTTGAATGGGCTGGAAGTCGCCGCAGGCCTGGCGCAAGCGAACGGGAACCACTTGACAGTGGATGTGGCAAAAGAGGCGGTCCAACAGCGCGTGCTGCTTTACGACAAGCAGGGTGAGGAGCATTACAATCTGATCTCTGCCCTGCATAAATCGGTTCGTAACAGCGATGCAGATGCAGCACTTTACTGGCTCGGCCGAATGCTGGCGTCTGGCGAGGACCCGATGTATGTCGCGCGGCGTGTGGTCCGGATGGCGGTGGAAGACATCGGACTGGCCGCCCCTGAAGCGCTAAACCTCTGCCTTTCCGCCCGAGATGCTATGGACTTTCTTGGCTCGCCAGAGGGAGAGCTGGCGCTGGCGCAGGCGGTGGTCTATCTGGCCCTTGCTCCAAAATCCAATGCAGTCTACACCGCGTATGGCCAGGTACTGGATGATATCGAGCGCACTCGTACCGAGCCCGTTCCGCTGCACCTGCGAAATGCCCCAACCGGACTGATGAAAGCGCTCGGCTATGGCAAGGGCTACCGGTATGCGCACGATGAAGAAGGGCGCGTTGCTGATATGGAGTGCCTTCCCGAAAGTCTGCGGGGACGGACATATTACCATCCGACCCATGAGGGCCGGGAAAAGATACTGGCACAGCGCATGGAAGAGATCCAAAAGATCAAGAAAAGCAAAAGTGCAGAAAGCTAA
- a CDS encoding metallophosphoesterase family protein → MKIGILSDTHGLLRSEALSALQGVEHILHAGDIGDALILDQLRLIAPVTAVRGNIDRSGPCAKLPASEILELHGVTLYMLHDVHELDLDPRAAGIQVVVSGHSHQPLIEWKIGVLYFNPGSAGPKRFSLPVSLGFLEVSGAELTPSLYRID, encoded by the coding sequence ATGAAAATCGGCATCCTTTCTGATACGCATGGACTGTTACGGAGTGAAGCCCTGTCTGCCTTGCAAGGCGTAGAGCACATTCTTCACGCAGGCGACATTGGCGACGCCTTGATTCTCGATCAACTCAGGCTGATTGCCCCGGTGACCGCGGTCCGTGGCAACATTGACCGCTCCGGTCCATGCGCAAAACTTCCTGCGTCCGAGATTCTGGAACTGCATGGAGTCACGCTCTATATGCTTCACGATGTACACGAACTTGACCTGGACCCCCGAGCAGCAGGAATCCAGGTCGTCGTCAGCGGACATTCGCATCAGCCACTGATTGAGTGGAAGATAGGGGTGCTTTACTTCAACCCCGGGAGTGCCGGCCCTAAAAGGTTTTCCCTTCCCGTTTCACTCGGATTTTTGGAAGTATCGGGCGCAGAGCTTACTCCTTCCCTTTACCGAATCGATTAG
- a CDS encoding class I SAM-dependent methyltransferase, with protein sequence MSTQAVSRQPDAEKMQALLHQAVCDLGAAMHSVLLVIGDRLGLYQALASGDRMTSAQLAQRTGTFERYVREWLNANAAAKYLEYDAATQTYFMTPEQAQLLSRGDMAMDLPGFYHFIASCMKDEEKLTEVFRTGKGFGWHEHEKGLFEGTERFFRPNYLANLTTSWIPSLHGVEAKLRSGARVADIGCGHGASTILMAQAYPKSEFFGFDYHDASIEQARRTASQAGLSDRVHFEVAPAQAYPGSGYDFAACFDCLHDMGDPVGAAKHVFRSLKKDGTWMIVEPQAADSVEANLNPVGKIFYSASTVCCVPASLAQEVGAGLGAQAGEKKVREVVLKGGFTHFRRAAETPFNMVFEARC encoded by the coding sequence ATGTCTACACAAGCCGTATCCAGGCAACCGGATGCAGAAAAAATGCAGGCATTATTACACCAGGCAGTTTGCGACCTCGGCGCAGCCATGCACTCGGTCCTGCTGGTCATTGGAGACAGGCTCGGTCTCTATCAGGCTTTGGCCAGCGGAGACCGAATGACTTCTGCCCAGCTGGCACAACGCACAGGGACTTTTGAGCGGTATGTGCGAGAGTGGCTCAATGCAAACGCGGCCGCGAAATATCTGGAATATGACGCGGCGACGCAAACCTATTTTATGACTCCGGAGCAGGCGCAATTGCTTTCACGGGGAGACATGGCCATGGACCTGCCTGGCTTCTACCATTTCATCGCTTCCTGCATGAAGGACGAAGAAAAACTTACCGAGGTCTTTCGGACGGGCAAGGGGTTTGGATGGCATGAGCATGAAAAGGGACTTTTTGAAGGGACGGAGCGCTTCTTCCGCCCAAATTATCTGGCCAACCTGACGACAAGCTGGATTCCTTCTCTTCATGGGGTCGAGGCAAAACTGCGCTCTGGTGCGCGCGTTGCAGACATTGGTTGCGGACATGGGGCCTCGACCATCCTTATGGCGCAGGCATATCCCAAATCCGAGTTTTTTGGCTTTGACTATCATGACGCTTCCATTGAGCAGGCCCGGCGGACGGCCAGCCAGGCGGGCCTGTCAGACCGTGTGCATTTTGAAGTTGCTCCCGCACAGGCCTACCCAGGCAGCGGTTATGACTTCGCTGCATGTTTTGATTGCCTGCACGACATGGGGGACCCCGTAGGGGCCGCAAAGCATGTCTTCCGGTCTCTCAAAAAGGACGGCACATGGATGATCGTTGAGCCGCAGGCCGCCGACAGCGTTGAGGCAAATCTGAATCCCGTGGGAAAAATCTTCTATTCGGCATCCACCGTGTGCTGTGTTCCGGCCTCACTGGCGCAGGAAGTGGGTGCGGGGCTGGGTGCGCAGGCCGGCGAGAAAAAGGTCCGTGAAGTCGTCCTCAAGGGGGGCTTTACACACTTCCGGCGCGCTGCAGAAACACCTTTCAATATGGTGTTTGAAGCGCGCTGCTGA